In a genomic window of Barnesiella propionica:
- a CDS encoding alkaline phosphatase — protein MRKLFRAILLLFVIFAISPTSEAASPKYIFYFIGDGMGFGHVQTTEYFCRFGQNAETPDSLIFLTFPVSSSLQTYSANNLMTCSSAAGTALACGTKTNNTFLGVGPEGEHLTSIAEQLRDKGMKIGIITTVAPDDATPGAFYAHQPSRKLFYQIGKDAAESNFDFIGGAGLREPNNKNNPSDINLFTYFADKGYTLCRGIDGYEQSGKNADKILLLQADSSKTSSLGYTMDQEENSLTLPFMTKAAIGHLSKNAKKGFFLMAEGGLIDHAAHINDAGCMVQEILSFNESLKAAYEFYKKHPKETLIIVTADHETGGLALGTVDGNNMQHLDYINYQKISKDKLAKIIKNILKENKKNSWNEMKEFLKKNFGLWDKIPVNTGEEGDLMKYFQVTFLSKTGIETQTLYAHTDQFTEAVFKLINKKAGIGWTTFSHTGNPVPFYAIGVGAENFSKPMNNKDIPAILRKLSGIK, from the coding sequence ATGAGAAAATTATTCCGGGCGATCTTATTACTTTTTGTAATATTTGCGATTTCTCCTACATCGGAAGCCGCATCGCCAAAATACATTTTTTATTTTATCGGCGACGGAATGGGATTCGGCCACGTACAAACAACCGAATATTTTTGCCGTTTCGGGCAAAACGCCGAAACTCCCGATTCACTCATCTTCCTTACATTCCCCGTATCCTCCTCTTTACAGACTTACTCTGCAAATAATCTCATGACTTGTTCCTCCGCAGCCGGAACCGCCCTGGCTTGCGGAACAAAAACAAATAACACATTTCTGGGAGTCGGCCCTGAAGGGGAACACTTGACATCCATCGCGGAACAACTCAGAGACAAAGGCATGAAAATAGGGATAATTACAACGGTTGCCCCCGATGATGCCACCCCCGGAGCTTTCTATGCGCACCAGCCCAGCCGGAAATTATTCTACCAGATAGGAAAAGATGCGGCCGAAAGTAATTTTGATTTCATCGGAGGGGCGGGGCTCAGAGAACCGAATAATAAAAATAACCCGTCGGATATAAATCTTTTCACTTACTTCGCGGACAAAGGCTATACCCTCTGCCGGGGGATAGATGGCTATGAACAATCCGGTAAAAATGCGGATAAAATATTACTGCTTCAGGCAGACAGTTCCAAAACTTCTTCATTGGGTTATACCATGGATCAGGAAGAAAACAGTCTCACTCTCCCTTTCATGACAAAAGCCGCCATCGGGCATTTAAGCAAGAACGCCAAAAAAGGTTTCTTCCTGATGGCAGAAGGGGGACTTATCGACCATGCCGCACACATAAATGATGCAGGATGTATGGTACAGGAAATCTTGTCCTTCAATGAAAGCCTGAAAGCCGCTTACGAATTTTACAAAAAACATCCGAAAGAGACATTAATCATCGTTACTGCCGATCATGAAACAGGAGGTTTGGCTCTGGGAACTGTAGACGGGAACAATATGCAACATCTGGACTATATCAACTACCAGAAAATATCCAAAGATAAACTGGCAAAAATCATAAAAAACATATTGAAAGAAAACAAAAAAAATTCTTGGAACGAAATGAAAGAATTCTTGAAAAAGAACTTCGGATTATGGGATAAAATACCCGTGAATACAGGGGAAGAAGGAGATCTTATGAAATATTTCCAGGTTACGTTCCTTTCAAAAACAGGAATAGAGACCCAAACTCTTTATGCTCATACCGACCAGTTTACAGAAGCAGTTTTCAAACTCATTAATAAAAAAGCCGGTATAGGATGGACTACCTTTTCACATACGGGAAATCCTGTTCCTTTTTATGCAATAGGCGTGGGAGCCGAAAATTTCAGTAAACCGATGAATAACAAAGATATTCCGGCTATACTTAGAAAATTATCGGGAATAAAATAG